The following proteins are encoded in a genomic region of Chloroflexota bacterium:
- a CDS encoding amidohydrolase, with the protein MNYGFKAVDSDGHVSEALINWEKELPERYRSFVVRSPNIYHQRDAKGRLVTGQLTPKDASFVNFKGVRRNPGPGHPKTHFHGPASDILSMRSPEITGMWDPHARIKDMERAGTWAAVLFPSHAIALPTWDNAGLAVAAAKVYNNWLASYCKPYPDRLFGLAVLPLQHPEAAAEELRRCVTQLGFPGACVTSNIRNIPLSDPMFDTLWAEASRLKVPIGIHAATGSKGIESVGQDRFDRFIHTHMVSHSFEQICAVSAFILDGVLDRFPGMQVVFCEGQASWLPWWLYRMEEHMEKLRPQAYCNEEDPAEYFRNGRCYITCESDEPAPLLNAVAELVGDSCVCYASDYAHWDTSWPRDVEMIATNPKLSTAYKQKILVDNPTRAFKLPIGGKNGSAAKAKPPAKARA; encoded by the coding sequence ATGAACTACGGATTCAAAGCCGTTGATTCCGATGGCCACGTCTCAGAAGCCCTCATCAACTGGGAAAAGGAACTCCCCGAGCGCTATCGCAGTTTCGTCGTCCGCTCACCCAACATCTACCACCAGCGCGATGCCAAGGGTCGCCTCGTCACAGGCCAGCTCACACCCAAAGACGCCTCCTTCGTCAACTTCAAAGGCGTCCGCCGCAACCCCGGCCCCGGCCATCCCAAGACCCACTTCCACGGCCCCGCCAGTGACATCCTCTCCATGCGCAGCCCGGAGATCACCGGCATGTGGGACCCCCACGCCCGCATCAAGGACATGGAGCGCGCCGGCACCTGGGCCGCCGTCCTCTTCCCATCCCACGCCATCGCCCTCCCCACCTGGGACAACGCCGGTCTAGCCGTCGCCGCGGCAAAAGTCTACAACAACTGGCTCGCCTCCTATTGCAAACCCTACCCTGATCGTCTCTTCGGCCTCGCCGTCCTGCCCCTCCAGCACCCGGAGGCCGCCGCCGAAGAGCTCCGCCGTTGCGTCACCCAGCTCGGCTTCCCCGGAGCCTGCGTCACCTCCAACATCCGCAACATCCCCCTCAGCGACCCGATGTTCGATACCCTCTGGGCGGAGGCCTCCCGGCTCAAAGTGCCCATCGGCATCCACGCGGCAACCGGCTCCAAGGGCATCGAATCCGTCGGCCAGGACCGCTTCGATCGCTTCATCCACACCCACATGGTCTCCCACTCCTTCGAGCAGATCTGCGCCGTCAGCGCCTTCATCCTCGATGGCGTCCTCGATCGCTTTCCCGGCATGCAGGTCGTCTTCTGCGAAGGCCAGGCAAGCTGGCTCCCCTGGTGGCTCTACCGCATGGAGGAGCACATGGAGAAGCTCCGTCCCCAGGCATATTGCAATGAAGAAGACCCCGCCGAATACTTCCGAAATGGCCGCTGCTACATCACCTGCGAATCGGACGAGCCCGCGCCTCTCCTCAACGCCGTCGCCGAGTTGGTGGGAGATAGTTGCGTCTGCTACGCCTCCGATTACGCCCACTGGGACACCTCCTGGCCCAGGGATGTCGAGATGATCGCCACAAACCCTAAGCTCTCCACCGCCTACAAGCAGAAGATCCTTGTGGACAACCCCACTCGCGCCTTCAAACTGCCCATCGGCGGGAAGAACGGGAGCGCCGCCAAAGCGAAGCCTCCCGCCAAGGCACGAGCATGA
- a CDS encoding amidohydrolase, producing the protein MTKPVIVSSDSHVVEPPDLWTKGIEKAYRDRAPRVDYNDEGDWWVCDGLWLMSMTGGTDAGFRFESLEKMRREAKFSEVVKGGYIASEKLKDMDADGIYGEVVYPTTGLVMWRLEDSLLFDAVCRAYNTWIADFCKEDPKRIKAVAMINTDDVAAGVAELQRAAKLGLAGAMISVNPGDRDQYSQPKYEPLWAAAQDAQLPLTLHIGTHRARQGANSPIRIRERARNMMSSPPFTSTAAHWFQVSVAHMIFSGVFDRFPKLQVVSLEHRASWAPHFLTAMDYEYTQRPPSPDWPRFRSASLPSDFFRTNIALSFQEDVLAVQQRHLIGMDCLTWGDDYPHPEGTFPRSRERLALMFAGVPEADKAKILGANAARIYRFAL; encoded by the coding sequence ATGACAAAGCCCGTCATCGTCTCCAGCGACTCCCACGTCGTCGAGCCGCCCGACCTCTGGACCAAGGGCATCGAGAAGGCCTACCGCGACCGCGCACCCCGCGTGGACTATAACGACGAAGGCGATTGGTGGGTCTGCGACGGCCTCTGGCTCATGTCCATGACCGGCGGCACGGACGCCGGCTTCCGTTTCGAAAGCCTGGAGAAGATGCGCCGCGAGGCCAAGTTCTCGGAGGTCGTCAAAGGTGGCTACATCGCAAGCGAAAAGCTTAAGGACATGGACGCCGACGGCATCTACGGCGAAGTCGTCTACCCCACCACCGGCCTCGTCATGTGGCGGCTGGAAGATAGCCTCCTCTTCGATGCCGTCTGCCGCGCCTATAACACCTGGATTGCCGATTTCTGCAAGGAGGATCCCAAGCGCATCAAAGCCGTCGCTATGATCAATACCGATGATGTCGCCGCCGGTGTCGCGGAGCTCCAGCGCGCCGCCAAGCTCGGCCTCGCCGGGGCCATGATCAGCGTCAATCCCGGCGATCGCGATCAGTACAGCCAGCCTAAGTACGAGCCCCTCTGGGCCGCCGCGCAAGACGCCCAGCTCCCCCTGACGCTCCACATCGGCACCCACCGCGCCAGGCAAGGCGCCAACTCGCCCATCCGCATCCGCGAGCGGGCGCGCAACATGATGTCATCGCCGCCCTTCACCTCAACCGCCGCCCACTGGTTCCAGGTCTCCGTCGCCCACATGATCTTCTCCGGCGTCTTTGACCGCTTCCCCAAGCTCCAGGTCGTCTCCCTGGAGCATCGCGCCTCCTGGGCGCCGCACTTCCTCACCGCCATGGACTACGAATACACTCAGCGCCCGCCGAGCCCCGATTGGCCGCGCTTCCGCAGCGCCTCCCTCCCCAGCGATTTCTTCCGGACCAACATCGCCCTCAGCTTCCAGGAAGACGTCCTCGCCGTCCAGCAGCGCCACCTCATCGGCATGGACTGCCTCACCTGGGGCGACGACTACCCCCACCCGGAAGGCACATTCCCCAGGAGCCGGGAACGCCTCGCCCTCATGTTCGCAGGCGTCCCCGAAGCGGACAAAGCCAAGATCCTCGGCGCCAACGCCGCTCGCATCTACCGCTTCGCCTTGTAG
- a CDS encoding dienelactone hydrolase family protein → MPHTPHIAQKCLSLSGDGAELHGELFTPESALPLPGVVLLHDRHGLTGHVRDTARRLAAQGYAVLVFDLFSRGDGDRQDPPSREQSRKLSFFPDERAVRDVQAALARLRSEPGVDPKRIALGGFSFGARYSLLTAGTGEDVAALFLFYPVIIYPELHASRPRQPLSLVHAIKCPVMTVFGEKDWMVPLPHQTFMEALRKGHGLPRECIRYPSVGHGFFNEEIKQYDKAVAEDAFARLIAFLERHIKRTG, encoded by the coding sequence ATGCCCCACACGCCCCACATCGCACAGAAATGCCTCTCCCTCTCAGGAGACGGCGCTGAACTCCACGGCGAGCTCTTCACACCGGAAAGCGCTCTGCCGCTCCCCGGCGTCGTCCTCCTCCATGACCGGCACGGCCTCACAGGCCATGTCCGTGACACCGCGCGTCGCCTGGCGGCGCAGGGCTATGCCGTTCTCGTCTTCGATCTCTTCTCCCGGGGCGATGGCGACCGGCAAGACCCGCCCTCCAGGGAACAATCGCGCAAACTGTCCTTTTTCCCTGATGAGCGCGCCGTCCGCGATGTCCAGGCCGCCCTGGCTCGCCTTCGCAGCGAACCCGGTGTTGACCCCAAGCGCATTGCCCTGGGAGGCTTCTCCTTCGGCGCGCGCTATAGCCTCCTCACCGCCGGGACCGGCGAAGATGTGGCCGCCCTCTTCCTCTTCTACCCCGTCATCATCTATCCTGAGCTGCACGCCAGCCGCCCCAGGCAGCCCCTCTCCCTGGTGCACGCCATCAAATGCCCCGTCATGACCGTCTTCGGAGAGAAAGACTGGATGGTGCCGCTCCCGCACCAGACCTTCATGGAAGCGCTCCGCAAAGGCCACGGCCTGCCCCGCGAATGTATCCGCTACCCCAGCGTCGGGCACGGCTTCTTCAACGAGGAGATCAAGCAATACGATAAGGCGGTCGCGGAAGACGCCTTCGCCAGGCTCATCGCTTTCCTGGAGCGGCATATCAAGCGCACAGGCTAA
- the aroA gene encoding 3-phosphoshikimate 1-carboxyvinyltransferase: MGANERPVSTRTVTSPRLLRGEVVVPGDKSITHRAFIFNAIAGGSATVTNHLRGEDCLATMRCLRALGVTIKEKGEGTAHITGRGGQGLKPPKETLDAANSGTTMRLMSGLLASQPFQSVITGDESLRRRPMARVIEPLRLMGADIHGAANDTLAPLTIRGGRLRGIRYRMPVASAQVKSAILIAGLFAEGETTVEEPAVSRDHTERMFKAMGAKISVEGLRITVQPGVLKPVDVAVPGDISSAAYWMVAAAIHSNANVLVRGVGVNPSRTGVIDVLREMGAKISLERERLIGGEPVADIRVTSSRLKGVKIGGAIIPRLIDELPILAVAAAMAEGATEIRDAEEMRTKESDRIATTASELTKLGAKVRELKDGMVIEGGAKLTGAVWESHGDHRLAMCAAVAGLVASGKTTINEAQAVDVSYPRFWADLESLAV, translated from the coding sequence GTCCCCGGGGACAAGTCCATCACGCACCGGGCCTTCATCTTCAACGCCATCGCCGGCGGGTCTGCAACGGTCACCAATCACCTTCGCGGCGAAGACTGCCTGGCGACGATGCGCTGTCTCCGCGCGCTGGGCGTGACGATCAAGGAGAAGGGCGAGGGGACAGCGCACATCACAGGGCGCGGAGGCCAAGGGCTGAAGCCTCCGAAGGAGACGCTGGACGCCGCCAACAGCGGCACGACGATGCGCCTGATGAGCGGGCTCCTGGCGTCGCAACCCTTCCAATCGGTGATCACGGGAGATGAATCGCTCAGGCGTCGGCCGATGGCGCGGGTGATCGAGCCGCTGCGCCTGATGGGCGCCGATATCCACGGCGCGGCGAACGATACGCTGGCGCCGCTCACTATCAGGGGCGGCAGGCTGCGCGGCATCCGCTACCGCATGCCGGTGGCCAGCGCCCAGGTGAAATCGGCGATTCTGATCGCGGGGCTTTTTGCCGAGGGCGAGACGACGGTAGAGGAGCCTGCCGTCAGCCGGGACCACACGGAGCGTATGTTCAAGGCGATGGGGGCGAAGATCTCCGTGGAGGGACTGCGAATCACTGTGCAGCCTGGCGTGCTGAAGCCGGTGGATGTAGCCGTCCCTGGGGATATCAGCTCCGCCGCCTACTGGATGGTTGCAGCCGCGATCCACTCCAACGCGAACGTTCTGGTCCGCGGGGTGGGCGTGAACCCTTCGCGGACGGGCGTCATTGACGTGCTGCGCGAGATGGGGGCAAAGATTTCCCTCGAGAGGGAGCGCCTTATCGGCGGAGAGCCCGTCGCCGATATCCGGGTCACGTCATCGCGGCTGAAGGGTGTGAAGATCGGCGGCGCCATCATCCCCCGGCTTATTGACGAGCTGCCGATCCTCGCCGTTGCGGCGGCGATGGCAGAGGGGGCGACGGAGATACGCGACGCCGAGGAGATGCGCACCAAAGAGAGCGACCGCATCGCGACGACGGCCTCCGAGCTGACGAAGCTGGGGGCGAAGGTGCGCGAGCTGAAGGACGGCATGGTGATCGAGGGAGGCGCGAAGCTTACGGGCGCGGTGTGGGAGAGCCACGGCGACCACCGGCTGGCGATGTGCGCGGCTGTGGCGGGGCTCGTGGCCTCCGGGAAGACGACCATCAACGAGGCGCAGGCGGTGGATGTTTCGTATCCGCGCTTCTGGGCGGACCTGGAGTCGCTGGCCGTTTAG